The Solanum lycopersicum chromosome 6, SLM_r2.1 genome has a window encoding:
- the LOC101255891 gene encoding uncharacterized protein has translation MDSMRKSDSEEQVSSASSSSSDWKERFLFPTLLAGVAGGGAGLVSKHRKVHGLANICATYATNFAIVTACYCGAREFVRASRTGKPDDLLNSAIGGFGSGAILGRLQGGQLGAVRYSVMFAVVGTTVDYATIRVKPALRSYYDSLVNKKDDWLKLPEWSPIQVLDEEALAAKRAREEELYRSVHNLKKES, from the exons ATGGATTCCATGCGTAAAAGTGATTCAGAAGAACAAGTTTCATCTGCgtcttcatcatcatcagaTTGGAAGGAACGGTTTCTTTTTCCGACTCTCTTAGCTG GGGTGGCTGGTGGAGGAGCTGGTTTGGTATCAAAGCACAGGAAAGTTCATGGCTTAGCAAACATTTGTGCAACTTATGCAACGAATTTTGCTATCGTCACTGCATGTTATTGCG GTGCTCGTGAGTTCGTAAGAGCAAGTAGAACAGGAAAGCCTGATGATCTGCTGAACTCAGCTATTGGAGGTTTTGGTAGTGGTGCTATACTTGGACGTCTGCAAG GTGGTCAACTTGGTGCTGTTCGTTATTCTGTCATGTTTGCAGTTGTGGGAACAACAGTTGATTATGCTACTATAAGAGTAAAACCAGCCTTGAGAAGCTACTACGACTCTCTGGTCAATAAGAAGGATGATTGGCTAAAACTTCCTGAATGGTCGCCTATCCAAGTGCTTGACGAGGAAGCTCTTGCTGCAAAGCGTGCTCGGGAAGAGGAGCTATACAGAAGTGTCCACAATCTGAAGAAGGAATCATGA
- the LOC112941661 gene encoding putative pentatricopeptide repeat-containing protein At1g12700, mitochondrial isoform X2, which yields MAMEMRRIFLRKCNGIRSISSFHVLHSYSSSQRSEVKGRVGLSSSSNFECLDDAVTLFHQMVTMKPLPSVVDFSKLFKNMISMKHYAAVISLFRQMQKLGIQIDGIILTSVINSYCMMHRADCGFWVLSIYLKSGFAFDVVIFTTLIRGFFAENKVKDAVELFKKLVTEEICEPDEVMYATVMNGLCKRGHTQKPLSLLRLMEQGNTKPKTIHYNIVIDALCNDGNSDTAINFLNEMKQKGIHPVISTYNSLIDSLCKLGQWEMVKNLFSEMVNLNMYPDVRTFNILTDGLCKEGKVEDAEEVMKQMVEKGVEPNVITYNVIMDGYCLRGQLYKARRIFYILIDKGIEPTIFSYNILINGYCKKKKIDKAMQLFCEISQKGLKPDIVSYNTILQGLFEVGRIGVAKQLFVEMVSTGPVPNLSTHNTLLDGYFKYGLVEEAMSLFNKLERKTENIDIVSYNIIINGLCKNGKLDEAYAIFEKLSSVGLILNVRTYNTMITGFCLQGLLDEAKDMLRKMEGDNCLPNNVTYNVIVQGYLRCRKINEMVTFMNEMTGRGFSFDATTAKLLVKEISENTSILEMIPKLHTEKK from the exons ATGGCAATGGAGATGAGGAGAATTTTTCTGAGGAAATGTAATGGTATTCGCTCTATCTCTTCGTTTCATGTATTacattcttattcttcttcacAGCGTAGTGAAGTAAAGGGTAGAGTTGGGTTAAGTAGTAGTAGCAATTTTGAGTGCTTAGATGATGCTGTTACTCTCTTCCATCAAATGGTTACAATGAAGCCTCTTCCTTCAGTTGTCGATTTCTCTAAATTGTTTAagaatatgataagtatgaagCATTACGCTGCTGTGATTTCTCTTTTTCGACAAATGCAGAAATTGGGTATCCAAATTGATGGAATCATTTTGACTAGTGTGATTAACAGTTATTGCATGATGCATCGTGCTGATTGTGGATTTTGGGTGTTATCGATTTACTTAAAGAGTGGTTTTGCATTTGATGTTGTCATCTTTACAACCCTAATAAGGGGATTCTTTGCTGAAAATAAGGTTAAAGATGCTGTAGAATTGTTCAAAAAATTGGTTACAGAGGAGATTTGTGAGCCTGATGAAGTCATGTATGCAACTGTCATGAATGGActct GTAAAAGGGGTCATACTCAAAAACCTTTAAGTTTGCTACGGTTAATGGAACAAGGGAACACTAAACCAAAAACAATTCACTACAATATCGTAATAGATGCCCTATGCAATGATGGGAACTCAGATACTGCTATCAACTTTTTGAATGAGATGAAGCAAAAAGGCATTCATCCAGTCATATCAACGTATAATTCATTGATTGATAGTTTGTGTAAGCTCGGTCAGTGGGAAATGGTTAAAAATTTGTTCTCGGAGATGGTGAACCTTAATATGTATCCAGATGTGCGCACCTTCAACATACTAACAGATGGACTATGCAAAGAAGGGAAAGTTGAAGATGCCGAAGAAGTAATGAAACAAATGGTTGAAAAGGGTGTCGAGCCTAATGTAATCACCTACAATGTGATAATGGATGGATATTGTTTGCGTGGTCAACTATATAAAGCAAGGAGAATTTTTTATATCTTGATAGATAAGGGCATTGAGCCTACCATTTTTAGCTATAACATACTAATAAATGGATAttgtaagaaaaagaaaattgacaaGGCCATGCAATTGTTTtgtgaaatttctcaaaagggATTAAAGCCTGATATTGTTAGCTACAATACTATCTTGCAAGGTCTGTTTGAAGTTGGAAGAATTGGTGTTGCAAAACAATTGTTTGTTGAGATGGTATCTACTGGGCCGGTACCTAACTTATCCACTCATAACACTTTGCTTGATGGTTATTTTAAGTACGGACTTGTTGAAGAAGCTATGTCACTCTTTAATAAGTTGGAAAGAAAgacagaaaatattgacattgtaTCTTACAATATTATCATTAATGGGTTGTGTAAAAACGGTAAACTCGATGAAGCTTATGCTATTTTTGAGAAGCTTTCTTCAGTGGGATTGATTCTGAATGTGAGAACATACAATACAATGATAACTGGATTTTGTCTACAAGGGTTGTTAGATGAAGCTAAAGATATGCTTAGAAAAATGGAGGGGGACAATTGTCTTCCAAACAATGTCACTTACAATGTTATTGTGCAAGGGTATCTTAGGTGtaggaaaataaatgaaatggtaacttttatgaatgaaatgactGGGAGGGGCTTCTCATTTGACGCAACTACAGCTAAGTTACTGGTAAAGGAAATAAGTGAGAATACTTCCATCCTTGAGATGATACCAAAGCTCCACAcggaaaagaagtaa
- the LOC112941661 gene encoding putative pentatricopeptide repeat-containing protein At1g12700, mitochondrial isoform X1 encodes MDSKFFKNMISMKHYSVVISLFRQMLKLGIQIDGVILTSVINSYCMMHRADCGFWVLSIYLKSGFAFDVVIFTTLIRGFFTENKVKDAVELFIKLVTEKICEPDEVMYAIVMNGLSKRGHTQKPLSLLRLMEQGNTKPKTIHYNIVIDALCNDGNSDTAINFLNEMKQKGIHPVISTYNSLIDSLCKLGQWEMVKNLFSEMVNLNMYPDVRTFNILTDGLCKEGKVEDAEEVMKQMVEKGVEPNVITYNVIMDGYCLRGQLYKARRIFYILIDKGIEPTIFSYNILINGYCKKKKIDKAMQLFCEISQKGLKPDIVSYNTILQGLFEVGRIGVAKQLFVEMVSTGPVPNLSTHNTLLDGYFKYGLVEEAMSLFNKLERKTENIDIVSYNIIINGLCKNGKLDEAYAIFEKLSSVGLILNVRTYNTMITGFCLQGLLDEAKDMLRKMEGDNCLPNNVTYNVIVQGYLRCRKINEMVTFMNEMTGRGFSFDATTAKLLVKEISENTSILEMIPKLHTEKK; translated from the coding sequence ATGGActctaaattttttaagaatatgataagtatgaagCATTACTCTGTTGTGATTTCTCTTTTTCGACAAATGCTGAAATTGGGTATCCAAATTGATGGTGTCATTTTGACTAGTGTGATTAACAGTTATTGCATGATGCATCGTGCTGATTGTGGATTTTGGGTGTTATCGATTTACTTAAAGAGTGGTTTTGCATTTGATGTTGTCATCTTTACAACCCTAATAAGGGGATTCTTTACTGAAAATAAGGTTAAAGATGCTGTTGAATTGTTCATAAAATTGGTTACAGAGAAGATTTGTGAGCCTGATGAAGTCATGTATGCAATCGTCATGAATGGACTCAGTAAAAGGGGTCATACTCAAAAACCTTTAAGTTTGCTACGGTTAATGGAACAAGGGAACACTAAACCAAAAACAATTCACTACAATATCGTAATAGATGCCCTATGCAATGATGGGAACTCAGATACTGCTATCAACTTTTTGAATGAGATGAAGCAAAAAGGCATTCATCCAGTCATATCAACGTATAATTCATTGATTGATAGTTTGTGTAAGCTCGGTCAGTGGGAAATGGTTAAAAATTTGTTCTCGGAGATGGTGAACCTTAATATGTATCCAGATGTGCGCACCTTCAACATACTAACAGATGGACTATGCAAAGAAGGGAAAGTTGAAGATGCCGAAGAAGTAATGAAACAAATGGTTGAAAAGGGTGTCGAGCCTAATGTAATCACCTACAATGTGATAATGGATGGATATTGTTTGCGTGGTCAACTATATAAAGCAAGGAGAATTTTTTATATCTTGATAGATAAGGGCATTGAGCCTACCATTTTTAGCTATAACATACTAATAAATGGATAttgtaagaaaaagaaaattgacaaGGCCATGCAATTGTTTtgtgaaatttctcaaaagggATTAAAGCCTGATATTGTTAGCTACAATACTATCTTGCAAGGTCTGTTTGAAGTTGGAAGAATTGGTGTTGCAAAACAATTGTTTGTTGAGATGGTATCTACTGGGCCGGTACCTAACTTATCCACTCATAACACTTTGCTTGATGGTTATTTTAAGTACGGACTTGTTGAAGAAGCTATGTCACTCTTTAATAAGTTGGAAAGAAAgacagaaaatattgacattgtaTCTTACAATATTATCATTAATGGGTTGTGTAAAAACGGTAAACTCGATGAAGCTTATGCTATTTTTGAGAAGCTTTCTTCAGTGGGATTGATTCTGAATGTGAGAACATACAATACAATGATAACTGGATTTTGTCTACAAGGGTTGTTAGATGAAGCTAAAGATATGCTTAGAAAAATGGAGGGGGACAATTGTCTTCCAAACAATGTCACTTACAATGTTATTGTGCAAGGGTATCTTAGGTGtaggaaaataaatgaaatggtaacttttatgaatgaaatgactGGGAGGGGCTTCTCATTTGACGCAACTACAGCTAAGTTACTGGTAAAGGAAATAAGTGAGAATACTTCCATCCTTGAGATGATACCAAAGCTCCACAcggaaaagaagtaa
- the LOC101263521 gene encoding norbelladine synthase-like, producing the protein MFGTISEEIEVHVPANEAWKIYGTIQLAHIVVKELPNIVHKVDILEGDGGVDSVLRVTFPPGTPLLTSHKEKFVVIDDDKRVKIAQVVEGGLLDVGFTLYKVKFEVVEKGKETCITKSTIEYEVKEEAIANASFVSIQPFVAIMIMVAKYLTQGKDGQAST; encoded by the coding sequence ATGTTTGGAACAATTTCTGAAGAGATTGAAGTTCATGTGCCAGCAAATGAAGCTTGGAAAATCTATGGCACTATTCAACTAGCACATATTGTAGTTAAAGAGCTTCCGAATATCGTTCATAAGGTCGATATACTTGAAGGTGATGGTGGTGTTGATTCAGTCCTCAGAGTAACATTTCCACCAGGAACACCACTTTTGACATCTCACAAAGAGAAATttgttgttattgatgatgataaGAGGGTGAAAATAGCTCAAGTGGTGGAAGGTGGACTTCTTGATGTTGGatttacactttataaagttaagtttgaaGTCGTAGAGAAAGGTAAAGAAACAtgtatcacaaaatcaacaattgaGTATGAAGTCAAGGAAGAAGCAATAGCTAATGCCTCATTTGTTAGTATTCAACCCTTTGTGGCCATAATGATTATGGTTGCAAAGTATCTAACTCAAGGCAAAGATGGTCAAGCTTCCACCTAA
- the LOC101256594 gene encoding uncharacterized protein translates to MSSQESSAQPIRRTRSQSRRNTVLNVDLNAAPPAENRIQEGDPIHVVSGDTPQGRRGSSLTAGAIDVEALDDDVIISSPRAFAVAKNNSRRNQGRVIVLDVDSEDRASRGNSRNRHRRVSTNQAANNGDIHIDLEGHSCPKRVDLRSAIPAPPKEPTFSCPVCMGPLVEEMSTKCGHIFCKACIKASIAAQGKCPTCRRKLAAKDTIRVYLPATN, encoded by the exons ATGAGTTCCCAAGAAAGTAGTGCACAACCAATTAGGCGTACAAGGTCCCAGTCAAGAAGAAATACTGTTCTAAATGTGGATCTAAATGCTGCACCGCCAGCTGAGAACAGAATTCAGGAAGGAGATCCTATTCATGTTGTGTCTGGGGATACACCACAAGGACGAAGAGGTTCCTCTTTGACAGCTGGAGCAATTGATGTTGAGGCACTTGatgatgatgtgattatatCATCCCCTAGGGCGTTTGCAGTA GCTAAGAACAACTCTAGAAGGAATCAAGGACGGGTTATTGTGCTTGATGTGGATTCTG AGGACCGTGCGTCTAGGGGTAACAGTCGCAACAGGCATAGAAGAGTCTCTACAAATCAAGCAGCAAACAATGGTGATATTCACATAGACCTAGAAGGACATAGCTGCCCAAAG AGAGTTGATCTAAGAAGTGCAATACCAGCACCACCAAAAGAGCCTACATTCAGCTGTCCAGTGTGCATGGGTCCATTAGTTGAGGAGATGTCAACGAAATGTGGTCACATTTTCTGCAAGGCGTGCATTAAAGCATCCATTGCTGCTCAGGGAAAATGTCCTACGTGTAGGAGGAAACTGGCCGCGAAAGACACCATAAGAGTATATCTTCCTGCCACAAATTAA